GGTCCATGGCCACCTTGACCATGACCAGCTCCCGATCCACGAAGCCCTTGCGTGACAGGTCATCGATCTGGATGACCACGTCCAGGGAATCCAGAAACCGCTCCACCTCATCAATGGCCGCGTCGTCGCCGTCAACGCAAAGCACGATGCGGGAGACTTCGGGATTCTCCGTTTCCCCGGCAGCCAGGGACAGGATGTTGGCATTATATCTACCGCACTCCATGGCCATCTGCGCCAGGACTCCGGGTTCATTC
The Pseudodesulfovibrio sp. S3 genome window above contains:
- the ilvN gene encoding acetolactate synthase small subunit, coding for MKRTLSALCKNEPGVLAQMAMECGRYNANILSLAAGETENPEVSRIVLCVDGDDAAIDEVERFLDSLDVVIQIDDLSRKGFVDRELVMVKVAMDRSQTGQLMQIFEVFRANVVGMGQETITVELSGDQERVDGLIKMLVPYGIKSMCRSGMIALKRGDE